A window of Argopecten irradians isolate NY chromosome 1, Ai_NY, whole genome shotgun sequence contains these coding sequences:
- the LOC138328045 gene encoding enoyl-[acyl-carrier-protein] reductase, mitochondrial-like: protein MAAAVQKFNRLRSCIHLFHNNGSFRAGLYQVRGFANTTESIAISYSDFGDPRKVLRKEFSPLPKKLASSQILVKMMMAPINPSDINMIEGTYHIRPTLPSLVGNEGVGEVIDVGSGVKNLKKGDWVLPAHAAWGTWRTHAVCEEATVQQIDNDISVLGAATIAVNPCTAYRMLKDFVPVKQGDIVIQNGANSSVGQSVIQLAKEWGISTINIIRNRPDCDQLVSYLKHLGATYVMTEEYASSREMRDFIASLPKPPVLAFNCVGGKSATELTRFLGQNGIMVTYGGMSKKPVVVPTGAFIFKEIRLAGYWNTQWNTQNSHSVEKVTMYKDLCKLMRTGKLLTPESDLIPFEKFEDAVAQAMEGFRKEKKVLVMDEKYL from the coding sequence ATGGCCGCCGCGGTGCAAAAATTTAACCGGCTTCGGTCCTGTATTCATCTTTTTCATAACAATGGATCGTTTAGAGCAGGGTTATATCAAGTAAGAGGTTTTGCCAACACCACCGAGTCTATTGCTATAAGTTATTCAGATTTTGGAGATCCAAGGAAAGTTTTAAGGAAAGAATTTTCCCCATTGCCGAAGAAATTAGCAAGTTCTCAAATTCTCGTTAAGATGATGATGGCTCCGATTAATCCGTCCGATATCAATATGATAGAAGGTACATATCACATTAGACCAACATTGCCTTCTCTTGTCGGTAATGAGGGGGTTGGAGAAGTTATCGATGTAGGCAGTGGTGTTAAAAACTTGAAGAAGGGAGATTGGGTGTTACCAGCTCATGCTGCCTGGGGCACTTGGAGGACACATGCAGTATGCGAGGAAGCAACTGTGCAGCAAATTGACAACGATATTTCTGTTCTTGGTGCAGCTACAATAGCTGTCAATCCTTGCACAGCATATAGAATGCTTAAAGATTTTGTCCCTGTAAAACAGGGAGACATTGTAATTCAGAATGGTGCTAACAGTTCTGTAGGACAATCTGTTATTCAGTTGGCAAAAGAATGGGGAATTTCCACTATAAACATTATCAGAAATAGACCCGATTGTGACCAGTTGGTTAGCTACCTTAAACATCTTGGAGCTACATATGTTATGACAGAAGAGTACGCATCATCTAGAGAGATGCGAGACTTTATTGCAAGTTTACCCAAACCACCAGTATTGGCATTTAATTGTGTAGGTGGTAAAAGTGCGACTGAACTGACACGCTTTTTAGGGCAGAATGGAATTATGGTAACATACGGTGGAATGTCCAAGAAACCTGTTGTAGTTCCAACTGGTGCATTTATCTTCAAGGAAATACGTCTGGCAGGTTATTGGAACACTCAATGGAATACACAAAACAGTCATTCTGTAGAAAAAGTGACAATGTATAAGGATTTGTGCAAATTAATGAGAACTGGTAAACTACTGACTCCAGAAAGTGATCTCATTccttttgaaaagtttgaagaTGCAGTTGCCCAAGCAATGGAAGGATTCCGTAAAGAGAAGAAAGTTCTAGTGATGGATGAAAAGTATTTGTGA